A portion of the Streptococcus urinalis 2285-97 genome contains these proteins:
- a CDS encoding V-type ATPase subunit, which yields MNDTLFSQINTSISVREHQLLNSEQFSKLLQTQDKNQIANLLQTTPYQLSSDDLDDLNKVESVLMRELEKTYHWAYEETPIIGLVQFFTLPYTYHNLKVLLKSKANQKDFSHLLISIGAKSLSELEHLVTTLNSEKFPKSVVEEVQSIWSEFQDYQDVRVLEVGADLAYFKHLKWLVEQLEEPILKKAALVITDLYNIQVVKRAEKQNRPASFMKQLISDEGSLTLNDYLSISKDSGLATWYNQLGLNLLTSELIRYEEKMVNGTISLLELYQLTDILLYQLFLEGKYQVQGPLLLARYLFGKELEVKNLRLILSGVCNELPIQSIKERMRPIYDQ from the coding sequence ATGAATGATACCTTATTTTCACAAATAAATACAAGCATCAGTGTTAGGGAGCATCAATTATTAAATTCAGAACAGTTTTCAAAATTATTGCAAACACAAGATAAAAACCAAATTGCCAATCTATTGCAAACAACGCCTTATCAGTTGAGTTCTGATGATCTGGATGATTTAAATAAGGTAGAGTCTGTTCTGATGAGAGAACTAGAAAAAACATATCACTGGGCTTATGAAGAAACGCCTATTATAGGTTTAGTACAATTTTTTACATTACCTTACACTTATCATAATTTGAAAGTTCTCTTAAAATCAAAAGCTAATCAAAAAGACTTTAGTCATCTACTCATTTCAATAGGAGCTAAATCTTTGTCAGAGCTTGAACACTTGGTGACAACTTTGAATTCTGAAAAATTTCCAAAAAGTGTTGTTGAAGAAGTTCAATCTATTTGGTCAGAATTTCAAGATTATCAAGATGTGAGAGTGTTAGAAGTTGGTGCTGATTTGGCTTACTTCAAACACTTGAAGTGGTTGGTTGAGCAGTTAGAAGAACCAATATTAAAAAAAGCTGCTCTTGTTATTACAGATTTGTATAATATTCAAGTTGTAAAGAGGGCAGAAAAACAAAATAGACCTGCTAGTTTCATGAAACAATTAATCTCTGATGAAGGAAGTTTGACATTAAATGATTACCTTTCTATTAGTAAAGATAGTGGACTAGCTACTTGGTATAACCAATTAGGTTTAAACTTATTGACTTCTGAATTAATCAGGTATGAAGAAAAAATGGTGAATGGAACCATTTCATTATTGGAATTATATCAATTGACTGATATCCTATTGTACCAGTTGTTCTTAGAGGGTAAATATCAAGTTCAAGGCCCTTTACTATTAGCAAGATATCTCTTTGGCAAAGAACTCGAAGTTAAAAACTTAAGGCTTATATTATCTGGTGTTTGTAATGAGTTACCAATTCAATCGATTAAAGAAAGGATGAGACCAATTTATGACCAATAA